A single Botrytis cinerea B05.10 chromosome 1, complete sequence DNA region contains:
- the Bctrm1 gene encoding Bctrm1: MESTLPDISVAPAADQHILHDGKEYTTVKEGLAHILIPAEGSKVPQTTPKGQNQVQSVFYNPIQQFNRDLSVLAIKAYGESILEKKKKIIERDRQKNAAKKEKKRKRAAEEGHDGPRKAGKLENAGETVELPIAVAKPENTSNDMETETKEDALNGQNEGTKSTAPAANGDSNNDVTTETAEGPETQNEKEAIKPTNPINPRFQILDALSATGLRALRYAQEIPFATSITANDLLPAATKTIELNVKHNKLENKIKAVTGNALTHMYSLVGDDCKDGSGSRKYDVIDLDPYGTAAPFLDAAVQAVRDDGGLLCVTCTDAGVWASNGYPEKAYSLYGGTTVKGQHSHEGGLRLILHSIATSAARYGLAMEPLLSLSIDFYARVFVRIYKSPSDVKFLAGKTMMVYNCDTGCGAWTTQMVGKNKLAPNKNGNGHFWKHVYSMGPSAGENCAHCGMRTHLAGPMYGGPLHQPEFVQRILDGLPNVSKDTYHTTARIEGMLTLALEENLPSLEDMSDSPTASSKTGKNDPAAIDHYPFFFIPSMLAKVIHCVTPHENALRGALRHLGYRVTRSHTKGGSIKTDAPWDVIWEIMREWARQKFPPKEGVIKKNTAGWYIMGLDKKTSPTQEGTIKDEAASGDAEKKDAPPTEKKKLEVVFDEKLGMEKDTKKIVRYQVNPRENWGPMNRASGHA; encoded by the coding sequence ATGGAATCAACTCTTCCTGATATCTCAGTTGCCCCTGCTGCTGATCAGCATATTCTTCATGACGGAAAAGAATATACTACAGTCAAGGAAGGTCTCGCACATATTCTGATACCCGCAGAAGGATCCAAAGTACCACAGACGACTCCTAAAGGTCAAAACCAAGTGCAGTCTGTTTTCTACAACCCAATTCAACAATTCAACCGAGATTTGAGCGTCCTGGCGATTAAAGCATACGGAGAAAGCatattggaaaagaagaagaaaataatcGAACGGGATAGACAAAAGAATGCTGctaagaaggagaagaagagaaagagggcCGCTGAGGAAGGACACGATGGACCAAGGAAGGCTGGCAAACTCGAGAATGCAGGAGAGACCGTAGAACTTCCAATAGCCGTTGCAAAACCCGAGAATACCAGTAACGACATGGAAACAGAGACTAAGGAAGACGCACTAAATGGTCAAAATGAAGGGACAAAATCGACTGCCCCAGCGGCCAACGGCGATTCGAATAATGATGTAACAACTGAGACGGCTGAAGGACCAGAAACTcaaaatgagaaagaagcCATAAAACCCACGAATCCAATCAATCCGAGGTTCCAAATTCTCGATGCCTTATCTGCGACTGGACTTAGAGCTCTTCGATATGCTCAAGAAATCCCTTTTGCTACATCCATCACTGCGAATGACCTTTTGCCCGCAGCTACGAAAACGATCGAACTCAATGTGAAGCATAATAAACTGGAAAACAAGATTAAAGCTGTGACTGGAAATGCATTGACACACATGTATAGTCTAGTAGGTGATGATTGCAAAGATGGAAGTGGCAGCCGAAAATATGATGTAATTGATTTAGATCCCTATGGCACAGCAGCTCCGTTCTTGGATGCAGCAGTACAAGCAGTTAGAGATGACGGAGGGCTTTTGTGTGTTACTTGCACTGATGCTGGTGTATGGGCGTCAAATGGGTATCCTGAAAAGGCATATTCTCTCTACGGAGGAACTACAGTCAAGGGCCAGCATAGTCATGAAGGTGGCCTACGCCTTATTTTGCATTCGATCGCTACCTCTGCAGCTCGATATGGCCTCGCAATGGAAccacttctttctctttcgatTGATTTTTACGCCCGAGTATTTGTTAGAATATACAAATCTCCTTCCGATGTCAAATTTTTGGCAGGCAAAACTATGATGGTTTATAATTGCGACACTGGTTGTGGGGCATGGACGACTCAGATGGTTGGAAAGAATAAGCTTGCACCCAATAAAAATGGCAATGGTCATTTCTGGAAACACGTTTACTCCATGGGACCATCCGCAGGTGAAAACTGCGCTCATTGTGGCATGAGAACTCATCTTGCTGGACCCATGTATGGTGGCCCGCTTCATCAACCCGAATTTGTCCAGAGAATTCTAGATGGTCTGCCCAACGTTTCCAAAGATACGTATCATACAACGGCTAGGATCGAAGGTATGCTCACATTAGCCCTGGAAGAAAACTTGCCTTCTTTAGAAGACATGTCGGACTCCCCAACTGCCTCATCAAAGACTGGCAAGAATGATCCTGCGGCCATTGATCACTATCCGTTCTTCTTTATACCATCAATGCTCGCCAAAGTGATTCATTGTGTCACTCCCCATGAGAATGCACTCCGAGGAGCTTTACGTCATCTTGGTTACAGAGTTACTAGAAGTCATACGAAGGGCGGTAGTATCAAAACCGATGCTCCTTGGGATGTTATTTGGGAGATCATGAGAGAGTGGGCGCGACAGAAATTTCCACCAAAGGAGGGTgttatcaaaaaaaataccGCTGGCTGGTATATTATGGGCTTGGACAAAAAGACTTCGCCCACCCAGGAGGGAACTATCAAGGATGAGGCTGCTAGCGGTGATgctgagaagaaagatgcgCCGCCCACTGAAAAAAAGAAGCTCGAAGTAGTATTTGACGAAAAGCTGGGAATGGAGAAAGACACAAAAAAGATAGTGAGATACCAAGTCAACCCTCGAGAGAATTGGGGCCCAATGAACCGGGCCAGTGGCCATGCATAA